The Amycolatopsis sp. DG1A-15b genome contains the following window.
GGACGCGGTCGTGCTGTCGATCGCCGCGGCCAACCGGGACGAGAGCGTGTTCCCCGCCGCCGGGACGTTCGATCCCGACCGCAAGCCGAATGCGCACGTCGCCTTCGCCCACGGCGGCTGGTTCTGCATCGGCGCCAGCCTCGCGCGCACCGAGCTGCGGGTCGTGTTCGGATCGCTGTTCCGGCGGTTCCCGGGGCTGCGCCTGGCGGTCGGCGTCGATGAACTCCAGGTCCGGACCAACCGTGTCACCGGGGGAGTGGACCGCGTGCCGGTCCTCTGGTAGACCAACGGCGGTCGTGAGCGGAGGAAAGACGTGACGTTGTGGGACAAGCTCGGGATGGACGACAAGCTCATCAAGGTGCTGACGGAGATCCCGCCGGGTCCGGACGCCGAGGAGTTCGGCCGGGCCTACGTCACGATCCACCAGCTGGCCGTCGAGCTGGACCAGCGGTTCCCCGAGGTGCGCAAGCAGCTGGACGTGCCGCTGGGCGGCGGCGCGACCCGGCACGCCGGCCTGGTCGAGCTGATCGGCAAGGAGCTGGTGGAGAAGATCAAGCGCTACGGCGACGTCTACCCGATCGAAGCCGCGCAGCTTTCGTCGGTGCGGTTCCGCGAGGTGCGGCTGCGCGGGCCGGGCGGCCGGGACCTGGTCGGGGCGTCGAAGACCGACCTGCCGTTGATCCGCCTGCGGCCCCGGGACTGAAGGGGTGCTCGCGCCGCCGCCGGTGCGGGTCCTGGTGGCCGAGCGCGACCCGGCGGTGCGGGCCCGCCTGAGCACGATGCTCGAGGAGGCGGACGGCATCGAGCTGGTCGGCGCGGCCGCCGACGCGACGGCGGCCCGGGTCACCCTGCGCCGGCGCCTGCCGGACGTGCTGTTGCTGGACCTGCGCCTGGACTGGCCGGACCCGCTGACCCGCCGTCCGGCGGTGGTGGCCCTGGCGACGTTCGACTCGGACACGGGCATCCTGCGCGCCCTCCGCGACGGCGCGGCGGGGTTCCTGCTGCGGTCGGCCCGGCGGCGCGACCTGATCAAGGTGGTCCGCTTGGCCGCGGACGGCCACGTGGTGCTGTCCCCGGACGCCTCCCGCCGGTGGGTGGCGGCGGCGACCCGGCTGTCCGGCCCGCGCGACGAACGGCTGGCGGCGGTGGACCGGTTGTCGGCCCGGGAGACCGAGGTGCTCGCGGCGGTCGGCGCGGCCCTGACGAACGCGGAGATCGCCGAGCGGCTGGAGCTGCCGGAACCGGTGGTGCGGGAGCACGTGGCGAGGGTGGTGCGGAAGCTGGGCTGCGCGCATCGGACGGGCGCGGGATTGCTGGCGTATGAACGCGGGCTGTGCCGTCCGGGGCACGGCGGGGATTGACGAACACCGCAGGCCGGCGCCGCGGCGCGGGCTCGAGACACCCCGAGCTCGGAAGGCGCCGGTGGCGCGGACGGAAGGCCCGCGCCACCGGAACCCTCAGAAGCCCGCCAGGCCGTTCGGCACCCCGACGCCCGTCGGGGCGTCATAACCCGGGCCCGCGACGCACAGGTAGTCGCCGCCGCACTTCTTGCCCGCGCCCGCGGGGTCGTTGCTGTCCGTGGTCACGTCGGTGAACGAGCCCGCGTTCGCGTACACGGCCGCCGGTTGGGTGACGCCCGCGTGCCCCGAACGGCCGATCATGCCCGCGATGAACGGCGCCGAAGCGCTCGTGCCGCTGACCGGGAGCCAGCCGCCCGCGTCCGCGTAGTGGATCGCGATGTCCTCGGCCGCCGCGGACACGTCCGCGACCGTTCGCTTGCCGCAGTGGGTGTCCCGCTGCCACTTCGGCTTCGCGATGTACGCCGAACAGCCGCTGCCGCCGTACGTCCAGGCCTGCTCCGCCCAGCCGCGCGGGGAGTCCGGGTCGCGGGCCAGCGACGTCCCGCCGACCGCGACCGTCGAGGCCAGGACCGCCGGGTAGCTCGCCGCGGTGAAGCCGCTGTCACCGGAGGAGGCCACCACCGTCACGCCCGGGTGCTGGTAGTGACTCGCGTACGCCAGCGCCGCGCCGTTTTCGCGGGCGCCGTAGCTGTTCGACACCACCTTCGCGCCCAGCCGCACCGCCGTGTCCGCCGTCTCCGCCAGGTCGGCGAACCCGGGCGAATTGCCCTCCACGACGAGGATCCGGCACGACGGGCACGCCGCGGACACCATCGAGACGTCCAATGTGGACTCCATGGCCCAGCTGAAGTTCACCTCCGGCAGCGGCGTCGCCGCGCCCTGCTGGTTCACCTTGCGGAAGCAGCCGTTCGCCGTC
Protein-coding sequences here:
- a CDS encoding response regulator transcription factor, which encodes MLAPPPVRVLVAERDPAVRARLSTMLEEADGIELVGAAADATAARVTLRRRLPDVLLLDLRLDWPDPLTRRPAVVALATFDSDTGILRALRDGAAGFLLRSARRRDLIKVVRLAADGHVVLSPDASRRWVAAATRLSGPRDERLAAVDRLSARETEVLAAVGAALTNAEIAERLELPEPVVREHVARVVRKLGCAHRTGAGLLAYERGLCRPGHGGD
- a CDS encoding S8 family serine peptidase gives rise to the protein MNRRWLGVLAAAVAAAGVLTPAASAAPAPRAACPERPGVLRCLTTYTPGAARAFGPAGWGADDLASAYGLPASAGPDTVVGISIAFDAPNLEADLAAYRAQYGLPPCTTANGCFRKVNQQGAATPLPEVNFSWAMESTLDVSMVSAACPSCRILVVEGNSPGFADLAETADTAVRLGAKVVSNSYGARENGAALAYASHYQHPGVTVVASSGDSGFTAASYPAVLASTVAVGGTSLARDPDSPRGWAEQAWTYGGSGCSAYIAKPKWQRDTHCGKRTVADVSAAAEDIAIHYADAGGWLPVSGTSASAPFIAGMIGRSGHAGVTQPAAVYANAGSFTDVTTDSNDPAGAGKKCGGDYLCVAGPGYDAPTGVGVPNGLAGF